A DNA window from Sporosarcina sp. ANT_H38 contains the following coding sequences:
- a CDS encoding M3 family oligoendopeptidase → MILIKFEDYQYTKPNMEDVKQNFNALLQEFRSASSYDQQNGVIAKINTISKDYSTMSNLAYIRSSIDTNDEFYQKERDYFDEIGPEYQELETAYYKELVSTPFRAQLEEKWGTQLFALADNAIKSFSPEIIGMLQKENKLTSDYSKLVASSQIEFDGKTLTLAQMGPYAESTDRSVRKSAMEATYKFYADNGEKFDEIYDKLVKLRHEIAITLGYKNFVELGYVRMNRIDYDANMVKKFRDQVRDHIVPLASRLYTRQAERIGVDELKFYDQSLDFLTGNATPQGSPDWIIENGKKMYSELSPETDAFFKFMTDKNLMDVEAKTGKEAGGYCTFIDNYESPFIFSNFNGTSGDIDVLTHEAGHAFQIFSSRDIGIPEYLWPTSEGAEIHSMSMEFLTWPWMELFFKEQTDKYKFAHLSGALLFLPYGVAVDEFQHVIYENPEMTASERKEAWKKIEKIYLPMRDYDGIEYLESGAVWQRQGHIYEGPFYYIDYTLAQICAFQFWKRSFEDREAAWKDYLHLCSLGGSKSFTKLVAEANLISPFEDGCVESVIGTIESWLDSIDDKAL, encoded by the coding sequence ATGATTTTGATAAAATTTGAAGACTATCAATACACTAAGCCCAATATGGAAGACGTAAAACAAAATTTTAATGCACTACTACAGGAATTCCGTTCAGCGAGTTCTTATGACCAACAAAATGGAGTCATTGCAAAAATAAATACAATTAGCAAAGACTACTCAACAATGTCCAATCTTGCCTATATCCGTTCTTCCATCGATACGAACGATGAGTTCTATCAGAAAGAACGCGATTACTTCGATGAAATCGGACCGGAGTACCAAGAGCTTGAAACCGCTTACTATAAAGAACTGGTCTCCACCCCTTTTAGAGCACAACTCGAAGAGAAATGGGGTACTCAACTATTTGCTTTAGCTGATAACGCCATTAAATCGTTTTCTCCAGAAATCATCGGTATGTTGCAAAAAGAAAACAAACTAACTTCCGATTATTCGAAACTCGTCGCATCTTCACAAATCGAATTTGATGGAAAAACACTGACACTTGCTCAAATGGGACCCTATGCAGAATCAACGGACCGTTCCGTTCGTAAGTCAGCTATGGAAGCTACTTACAAATTCTACGCTGACAATGGTGAAAAGTTCGATGAAATCTATGATAAACTCGTTAAACTTCGACATGAAATTGCGATTACACTCGGTTATAAAAACTTTGTCGAACTTGGCTACGTACGGATGAACCGTATCGATTATGATGCGAATATGGTTAAGAAATTCCGTGATCAAGTGCGCGATCATATCGTTCCACTCGCAAGCCGCCTTTACACGCGCCAAGCTGAACGGATAGGCGTTGACGAGTTGAAGTTTTATGATCAATCCTTAGACTTCCTTACAGGCAATGCAACGCCACAAGGGTCTCCTGATTGGATCATTGAAAACGGTAAAAAGATGTACTCTGAACTTTCACCTGAAACGGATGCATTTTTCAAATTTATGACGGACAAGAACTTAATGGACGTCGAAGCGAAAACTGGAAAAGAAGCGGGCGGCTATTGCACATTCATCGATAATTACGAATCACCTTTCATCTTCTCTAATTTCAACGGAACGTCTGGTGATATCGATGTGTTAACACATGAAGCTGGGCACGCATTCCAAATTTTTTCTAGCCGCGACATTGGAATTCCTGAATATTTATGGCCAACGTCTGAGGGTGCAGAAATCCACTCCATGAGTATGGAATTCTTAACATGGCCTTGGATGGAATTATTCTTTAAAGAACAAACGGATAAATACAAATTCGCACACCTTAGTGGTGCATTGCTCTTTTTGCCATACGGCGTCGCAGTCGATGAATTCCAACATGTCATTTATGAAAATCCCGAAATGACTGCTTCAGAGCGAAAAGAAGCATGGAAAAAGATCGAGAAAATATACCTACCTATGCGTGATTACGATGGAATTGAATACTTGGAATCCGGTGCCGTTTGGCAGCGCCAGGGTCACATTTATGAAGGCCCATTCTATTATATCGATTACACTCTTGCACAAATCTGCGCGTTCCAATTTTGGAAACGGTCATTTGAAGACCGTGAAGCGGCATGGAAAGATTATTTACATCTTTGCTCACTGGGTGGTTCAAAATCATTTACAAAACTAGTCGCCGAAGCGAACTTAATCTCACCTTTCGAAGATGGTTGTGTCGAGTCTGTCATTGGAACAATCGAGTCATGGCTCGATTCAATAGATGATAAAGCACTTTAA
- a CDS encoding zinc-binding dehydrogenase: protein MKAFIHEFGQLKIGDMKEPIAGYGEVVVAIRAAGLNRRDLYIPERRGDEAEALTLGSDGAGVIDSIGGGVTEFAVGDEVMINPSLRWFENSDAPPANFDILGLPDNGTFAEKIVISAEQIEKKPTHLSWVEASVLSLAGLTGYRALFTKGGLKAGDTVFIPGAGSGVATYLISFAKNIGARVIVTSRSEKKRKQALELGADIALDTNGDWNNELKGETIDLVIESVGRATFNRSLRVLKKGGRIVVFGATTEDTVDLDLRAFFYGQYQLFGSTLGSREELRDMIAHVERYGTHPIIDKVFNLNEATEAFDYVEESKQFGKVVLLVSE, encoded by the coding sequence CTGAAAGCATTTATCCATGAATTCGGGCAGTTGAAAATAGGTGACATGAAAGAACCGATTGCAGGATATGGTGAAGTTGTCGTAGCGATTCGGGCGGCTGGTCTGAATCGTCGTGACTTATATATACCCGAACGTAGAGGGGATGAAGCTGAGGCATTGACGCTTGGGTCCGATGGTGCAGGGGTTATCGATTCTATAGGTGGTGGGGTTACAGAATTTGCAGTTGGGGATGAAGTAATGATTAATCCTTCGCTAAGGTGGTTTGAAAATAGTGATGCGCCACCAGCGAATTTTGATATTTTAGGGTTGCCCGATAACGGTACGTTTGCGGAGAAGATTGTCATTTCTGCTGAGCAAATTGAAAAGAAGCCTACTCACTTGTCGTGGGTTGAGGCGTCTGTTCTTTCCTTGGCGGGTCTCACGGGTTATCGCGCGCTATTTACTAAGGGGGGTCTGAAGGCGGGCGATACTGTTTTCATCCCAGGTGCGGGTAGTGGAGTGGCTACATACCTCATTTCATTCGCCAAAAATATCGGGGCACGTGTAATTGTGACGTCACGTAGTGAAAAGAAGCGCAAACAGGCACTTGAACTTGGCGCAGACATTGCACTTGATACGAATGGAGATTGGAACAATGAACTAAAAGGAGAGACAATCGACCTGGTCATTGAAAGTGTTGGTCGGGCGACATTTAACCGTTCGCTGAGGGTACTGAAAAAAGGAGGACGCATCGTTGTATTTGGTGCAACGACTGAAGATACGGTCGACTTGGATTTACGCGCATTTTTCTATGGTCAGTACCAACTTTTCGGTTCTACGCTAGGAAGCAGGGAAGAGTTGCGAGACATGATTGCGCATGTCGAAAGATACGGGACACACCCAATTATCGATAAAGTGTTCAATCTGAACGAAGCGACAGAAGCATTTGATTATGTTGAAGAAAGTAAGCAGTTTGGAAAAGTGGTACTGCTAGTATCGGAGTGA
- a CDS encoding GntR family transcriptional regulator → MFIQIEPESDIPIYAQLASQLIEAIARGKLVGGDALPSVRSLAADLGMNMHTVNKAYHELERKEIIRIVPKSGAIVNPLSQNEIRSDHLERISLEIKPLIAEAIVLGMKPEAINKLISSIILSIKEE, encoded by the coding sequence ATGTTCATCCAAATCGAACCGGAATCGGATATACCAATTTACGCACAATTAGCTTCGCAACTAATCGAAGCGATTGCTCGCGGAAAACTGGTAGGCGGAGATGCGCTACCATCCGTTCGATCATTAGCAGCAGACCTTGGCATGAATATGCATACCGTCAATAAGGCTTACCATGAACTTGAAAGAAAAGAAATCATTCGGATTGTTCCAAAGTCAGGGGCTATCGTTAATCCACTTTCACAAAATGAGATTCGTTCGGATCATCTTGAAAGGATTTCTTTAGAAATAAAGCCTTTAATCGCAGAAGCAATCGTACTTGGGATGAAACCCGAGGCTATTAATAAACTTATATCATCAATCATTTTATCTATTAAGGAGGAGTAA
- a CDS encoding DUF6509 family protein — protein MEITEYIIKKINDPTGIIAGERYEYRLYIDLDEEDELYSEGGTGLRVIFAIDEDEGRIASYHFFERSSEKVLEFELEDDEKEIVLEYCRTHRE, from the coding sequence ATGGAAATAACTGAGTATATTATCAAAAAAATTAACGATCCTACGGGGATCATTGCTGGAGAACGTTATGAATACCGATTGTATATTGATCTTGACGAAGAAGATGAGCTTTATTCTGAAGGTGGAACGGGCTTACGAGTGATTTTTGCAATTGACGAGGATGAAGGGCGTATTGCTTCTTATCACTTCTTTGAGCGTTCAAGTGAGAAAGTTCTTGAATTCGAACTTGAAGATGATGAAAAAGAAATTGTTCTTGAGTATTGCAGAACACATCGTGAATAG
- a CDS encoding sodium:alanine symporter family protein produces the protein MKMIESALEWIVTTGNNLLWSYILIGLLIGLGIYFTIRTKFVQVRLFGEMFKLMVEKPDKKGGISAFQAFTISAASRVGTGNITGVALAIGIGGPGAVFWMWVIAIIGMATAFIESTLAQVYKVKDGDTFRGGPAYYMQSALGNRKLGIIFAILLTLCFGFIFNAVQSNTISASFNSVFHIEKWIIGLVLIVLTALVIFGGVKRIANVTQIFVPIMAILYIAVALYVVIMNVTEIPAVFKLIFTSAFGMNEAVGGAVGAAIMQGVRRGLFSNEAGMGSVPNAAAVASTSHPAKQGLVQSLGVFFDTIIICSATAFIIILADLYNTGEVDGILLTQTSLGVHVGEWAPYFLAIAILFFSFSSIIGNYYYGETNIEFIKTNKIWLTVYRFGVLAMVMFGTLAKVDLVWNMADLFMGMMAVINLIVIFLLGKVAFKTLDDYTEQRKRGLNPIFKASSIPGLKGAECWEDEKVTDRK, from the coding sequence ATGAAAATGATTGAAAGTGCATTAGAATGGATTGTAACGACCGGGAATAATCTTCTGTGGTCGTATATTCTTATTGGTTTACTTATTGGTTTAGGTATTTATTTTACGATTCGAACGAAATTTGTCCAGGTCCGTCTGTTTGGTGAAATGTTTAAGCTTATGGTTGAAAAACCGGATAAAAAGGGTGGTATATCCGCTTTTCAAGCGTTTACAATTAGTGCTGCATCTCGGGTTGGGACAGGAAATATCACTGGGGTTGCCCTGGCTATTGGTATTGGGGGCCCTGGCGCCGTTTTTTGGATGTGGGTCATTGCGATAATCGGAATGGCGACGGCATTTATCGAAAGTACGCTCGCGCAAGTATATAAAGTGAAAGACGGTGATACGTTCCGCGGAGGGCCTGCTTATTATATGCAAAGTGCACTAGGTAATCGGAAGCTAGGTATTATATTCGCCATTTTGCTAACACTTTGTTTCGGTTTCATTTTTAATGCTGTGCAGTCAAATACAATTAGTGCGTCTTTCAATAGTGTGTTTCATATTGAAAAATGGATAATTGGTTTAGTTCTTATTGTTTTAACGGCGCTTGTAATTTTCGGAGGCGTAAAACGGATTGCTAATGTTACACAAATTTTCGTTCCGATTATGGCTATTCTTTATATTGCTGTTGCGCTTTATGTCGTTATTATGAATGTAACTGAGATTCCTGCAGTATTTAAACTGATCTTCACGAGCGCATTTGGAATGAATGAAGCGGTCGGTGGTGCGGTAGGGGCAGCAATTATGCAAGGGGTAAGACGTGGATTGTTCTCAAATGAAGCGGGGATGGGGAGTGTTCCGAATGCTGCCGCGGTAGCAAGTACATCACATCCAGCAAAACAGGGCCTTGTGCAAAGTCTTGGTGTGTTTTTTGATACGATCATCATTTGTTCTGCAACAGCGTTCATTATTATCCTTGCCGATCTTTATAATACAGGGGAAGTAGATGGGATCCTGTTAACTCAGACATCGCTGGGCGTCCATGTTGGAGAGTGGGCCCCTTATTTCTTAGCGATTGCCATTCTATTCTTTTCATTCAGTTCGATTATTGGAAACTACTATTATGGCGAGACGAATATTGAATTCATCAAGACGAATAAAATTTGGTTAACTGTTTACCGTTTTGGCGTACTCGCAATGGTCATGTTTGGAACGCTTGCAAAAGTAGATCTTGTTTGGAACATGGCAGACCTCTTCATGGGGATGATGGCGGTTATTAACCTTATTGTTATCTTCCTTCTAGGGAAAGTTGCATTTAAAACGTTAGACGATTATACGGAACAACGAAAAAGAGGATTAAATCCTATATTTAAGGCAAGTTCGATTCCGGGGCTAAAAGGCGCGGAATGTTGGGAAGACGAAAAGGTAACCGATCGTAAATAA
- a CDS encoding formate--tetrahydrofolate ligase, whose product MTEKVLPLTDLEIASQATMKSIWAIAERAGIPEEAVEPYGRFKAKIDVTKLSDSYKDGKVVLVTAISPTPAGEGKSTVTVGLADALSKLGEKTMIALREPSLGPVMGMKGGATGGGYAQVLPMEEINLHFNGDIHAITTANNALSALIDNHLHQGNVLRIDPRRITWKRALDMNDRALRNITIGLGGPAQGVPREDGFDITVASEIMAVFCLATSLQDLKERLARMVIGYTYDKEAVTVRDLGVQGALALLLKEAFKPNLVQTIEGTPALIHGGPFANIAHGCNSLIATNTARKLADIVVTEAGFGADLGAEKFMNIKARQGEFSPGAVVIVATVRALKMHGGVPKNQLAEENIQAVTDGIVNLAKHVDTIRTFGVQPVVALNKFITDTAAELEAIFEWCEENEIRVALTDVWERGGEGGIALAQEVLKLLDKPNNFAPLYDIEQPVSDKITAIVQKVYGGLGVVFTDQALKDLKDIENNGWGILPVCMAKTQYSFSDDPKILGRPEGFTITVRKIMPKLGAGFLVCLTGDIMTMPGLPKTPAALRMDIDSKGNAIGLM is encoded by the coding sequence ATGACCGAAAAAGTATTGCCACTGACAGACTTGGAAATTGCATCACAGGCAACGATGAAATCGATTTGGGCTATTGCCGAAAGAGCGGGTATTCCGGAAGAAGCGGTTGAACCATACGGAAGATTCAAAGCAAAGATAGATGTAACAAAGTTATCTGATAGTTACAAGGACGGGAAAGTTGTTCTTGTCACGGCAATCAGTCCAACGCCAGCGGGAGAAGGGAAGTCGACGGTCACCGTAGGGCTTGCTGACGCGCTCTCAAAGCTTGGTGAAAAAACGATGATTGCATTACGCGAACCATCCCTAGGACCTGTTATGGGGATGAAGGGTGGGGCTACAGGCGGTGGATATGCCCAAGTATTGCCAATGGAAGAAATTAATTTGCATTTTAATGGTGATATTCACGCAATCACGACTGCAAATAATGCGCTTAGTGCACTAATAGATAATCATCTTCACCAAGGTAACGTACTTCGGATTGACCCGCGGAGAATTACTTGGAAGCGCGCCTTGGATATGAATGATCGTGCGTTGCGCAACATAACAATTGGTCTAGGCGGTCCTGCACAAGGAGTTCCGAGGGAAGATGGTTTCGATATTACAGTCGCATCTGAAATTATGGCGGTGTTCTGTTTGGCGACGAGTCTGCAAGATTTGAAAGAAAGACTTGCGCGCATGGTTATTGGTTATACGTATGACAAAGAGGCAGTAACGGTACGTGACCTTGGTGTCCAAGGTGCGCTGGCACTTCTCCTGAAAGAGGCGTTCAAACCAAATCTTGTTCAGACAATTGAAGGAACGCCGGCACTTATTCACGGTGGACCATTTGCAAATATTGCTCATGGCTGTAACTCATTGATTGCAACGAATACGGCACGTAAACTTGCTGATATTGTTGTGACTGAAGCTGGATTCGGCGCAGATTTAGGTGCTGAGAAATTCATGAATATAAAAGCACGTCAAGGTGAATTCTCACCCGGAGCAGTTGTTATTGTGGCAACAGTACGAGCGCTTAAAATGCATGGTGGAGTTCCTAAAAATCAGCTAGCAGAGGAAAATATTCAGGCAGTGACGGATGGAATTGTAAACTTAGCAAAGCATGTTGATACCATACGCACATTTGGTGTCCAGCCTGTTGTTGCATTGAACAAGTTCATCACGGACACTGCTGCTGAATTGGAAGCCATTTTTGAGTGGTGTGAGGAAAACGAAATAAGGGTGGCACTTACTGATGTCTGGGAACGAGGTGGAGAAGGCGGCATTGCTTTAGCACAGGAAGTTCTAAAGCTATTGGATAAGCCTAACAACTTTGCTCCGCTTTATGATATTGAACAACCCGTAAGCGATAAAATTACAGCCATCGTTCAAAAAGTATATGGTGGATTGGGTGTCGTATTTACAGATCAAGCGTTAAAAGATCTGAAAGACATCGAGAATAATGGCTGGGGGATTTTACCGGTTTGCATGGCCAAAACGCAGTATTCATTTTCAGATGATCCGAAGATACTTGGGCGTCCTGAAGGGTTTACAATTACTGTTAGGAAGATAATGCCGAAACTAGGTGCGGGATTCCTTGTCTGTTTGACGGGGGATATTATGACCATGCCTGGGTTACCAAAAACGCCTGCAGCACTTCGGATGGATATCGATTCAAAAGGCAATGCAATAGGTTTAATGTGA
- a CDS encoding DUF1648 domain-containing protein, with the protein MGLTIFSVMIGFIFVLQSATPFLLRRTIAFGVTIPESHTEDATIASFKKTYAVTIFITGLILLIAYFTWANTSSLTEEKIILTGLAIQFGIIFLSMGLYFYFHAKTTRLKRDNEWGSHLKQVRIADLAIRTKDEMLPSFLYALPMIITTGLIAYTATQYSSIPSMIPIHWGPSGQPDAFSPKTPFSVIALLLILLVIQGMMLGINAFTKKSGIKLNAAKRKTSQVQQLSFRKYTSWLLFMTSVLTTVLLGFLQLTTIHEDLGNAALMLALPLGFLLITLITTAIYAFKVGQSGSRIDAAVEEDILAGITDFDDDKYWKAGIFYVNKDDSSIFVEKRFGVGWTINMGNPIGYVILFLPLLLILTITFLL; encoded by the coding sequence ATGGGACTTACAATTTTTTCAGTCATGATTGGTTTTATCTTTGTATTGCAATCTGCTACCCCATTCTTATTGAGACGGACAATTGCGTTCGGTGTAACGATTCCAGAAAGCCATACAGAAGATGCTACAATTGCTTCATTCAAGAAAACATATGCTGTAACTATTTTCATTACCGGCCTCATCTTACTGATTGCTTATTTTACCTGGGCGAACACTAGTAGTCTGACAGAAGAAAAAATCATCTTAACTGGATTAGCGATTCAGTTCGGTATCATCTTTTTGAGTATGGGACTCTATTTTTATTTTCACGCTAAAACAACACGTCTGAAGAGAGACAATGAATGGGGCTCACATTTGAAACAAGTTCGAATTGCTGATTTAGCAATTCGGACAAAAGACGAAATGCTGCCCTCATTTCTCTATGCTTTGCCAATGATTATTACTACTGGTCTAATTGCCTATACCGCAACTCAATACAGTAGTATACCTAGCATGATTCCAATACATTGGGGACCAAGTGGCCAACCAGATGCCTTTAGCCCGAAAACACCCTTCTCTGTAATCGCCCTTTTGCTCATTCTGTTGGTTATACAAGGAATGATGCTAGGGATCAATGCATTTACAAAAAAATCCGGCATCAAATTGAATGCCGCAAAACGTAAAACATCTCAAGTTCAACAATTATCGTTCCGTAAATATACGAGTTGGCTTCTATTTATGACAAGCGTGCTCACGACCGTACTCCTCGGATTCCTACAACTTACAACAATCCATGAAGATCTTGGAAATGCTGCACTTATGCTCGCGTTGCCGCTAGGTTTCTTACTAATCACCCTAATCACGACAGCTATATATGCTTTCAAAGTCGGTCAGAGTGGCTCACGAATTGATGCCGCAGTTGAAGAGGATATTCTTGCTGGCATCACTGATTTTGACGACGATAAGTACTGGAAAGCCGGGATCTTTTATGTGAATAAAGATGATTCGTCAATTTTTGTAGAGAAAAGATTCGGAGTCGGCTGGACCATCAACATGGGAAATCCAATTGGATATGTCATCCTATTCCTCCCGCTGTTGCTCATCTTAACTATTACTTTCCTATTATAA
- a CDS encoding NAD(P)/FAD-dependent oxidoreductase, which produces MNNEIVDITIIGGGPTGLFASFYSGMREMSVKIIDSLPQLGGQLIELYPDKDIYDVGGFPKILAKDFVANLVTQAHYAKPEILLGETALSATRDGDHFILKTDKGTHLTRTILLTAGIGAFQPRKIGLPEEASFEGNTLHYSIKDLTIFKDKNVLVCGGGDSAVDWSLMLEDIASSVTLVHRRERFTAHETSVNQLMESKVDVKTSRAVKAIEGVDGKVSGIVLAEKDGTEERLDVDHLIVNYGNISSLGPLKEWGLEMDRNSIMVNTRMETNIEGIYAAGDITNYEGKVKLIAVGLGEAPIAVNHAKAYVDPKARLQPLHSTSIFS; this is translated from the coding sequence ATGAATAATGAAATCGTTGATATTACAATTATCGGGGGAGGGCCGACAGGACTTTTCGCTTCTTTCTATTCTGGAATGAGGGAGATGTCGGTGAAAATAATCGATAGCTTACCACAGTTAGGAGGTCAGCTGATTGAACTGTATCCCGATAAAGATATATATGATGTAGGCGGATTCCCTAAAATTCTTGCGAAAGACTTCGTGGCGAATCTAGTAACTCAGGCTCATTATGCTAAACCTGAAATACTTCTAGGTGAGACGGCTTTGTCAGCAACGCGTGATGGAGATCACTTCATTCTTAAAACAGACAAAGGTACTCATTTGACACGTACCATTCTTTTGACAGCTGGTATCGGGGCATTCCAACCACGTAAGATTGGACTTCCTGAAGAAGCCTCTTTTGAAGGAAACACACTTCATTACAGCATTAAGGACTTAACGATTTTCAAAGACAAAAATGTACTTGTTTGCGGAGGCGGGGACTCGGCAGTTGACTGGTCACTCATGTTGGAGGATATCGCTTCCAGTGTAACACTGGTTCACCGACGTGAACGCTTTACAGCGCATGAGACAAGTGTTAATCAATTAATGGAATCGAAAGTTGACGTAAAAACTTCTCGTGCTGTGAAAGCGATTGAAGGGGTAGATGGCAAAGTTAGTGGAATTGTCTTAGCAGAAAAAGACGGAACTGAAGAACGTCTTGACGTCGATCATTTAATCGTTAACTACGGAAATATTTCTTCACTTGGACCTTTGAAAGAGTGGGGTCTTGAAATGGATCGCAATTCGATTATGGTTAACACTCGTATGGAGACAAATATCGAAGGCATTTACGCGGCTGGAGACATTACGAACTACGAAGGCAAAGTGAAATTAATTGCTGTCGGACTTGGTGAAGCACCGATTGCAGTGAATCACGCAAAAGCCTACGTCGATCCAAAAGCTAGATTGCAACCACTTCATAGTACAAGTATTTTTAGTTAA
- a CDS encoding polysaccharide deacetylase family protein, whose product MKITHRKRRSSWIDVTFSIAIVALTVSAIYLISQTTKNEAASLHEKKQGANPAPVVIDTSDSHYPGIKLITETSNDLYTPFAIQYPQSLHSPFNEAISTYIKNAKQDYLTTMTENRKSDSKIKGELNISFETLPHHSGNYSFVLINSRTTGDANGTTEIRSFHLNPETGENFTIADVFGRDPKHLKIVSTLVRETLYNDPLLVDYLFPKVVDIKTEPLWGNFRNFAITDESLIIYFEENELTAGTMGPPIVAIPLSDVKNLLSDEFQLLVDDTDKNANIIDPSKEENAATPPKETESSTDQDENNSTSTEDGKEEVDNSTKQIALTFDDGPDPKVTMQILETLKKYDAKATFFMLGSRVEYYPEIAKKVQEAGHELGNHTWNHPDLTKAGVEKVQAEINKTSSIIKNVTGEEATVFRPPYGAVNKTVRSQTNLPVVLWDIDTLDWKHRDPNQLLTHVKGSAKDGSIILMHDIHQSTAEGLDSVLAYLQSEGYTFVTVSELQ is encoded by the coding sequence ATGAAAATAACGCACCGAAAGCGTCGTTCCTCTTGGATTGACGTTACATTTTCAATCGCTATCGTCGCACTGACTGTGTCGGCCATCTATTTAATTTCACAAACCACCAAAAATGAGGCTGCTTCGCTCCATGAAAAGAAACAAGGTGCAAACCCAGCTCCGGTTGTGATTGATACGAGCGATTCCCATTATCCGGGTATTAAACTTATAACTGAAACCTCTAATGATTTATATACACCATTCGCTATTCAATATCCACAAAGTTTACATAGTCCATTCAATGAAGCGATTTCTACTTACATAAAGAATGCAAAACAAGATTACTTGACTACGATGACAGAAAACAGGAAAAGTGACAGTAAAATAAAAGGGGAATTGAATATCTCTTTTGAAACGCTCCCTCATCATTCAGGAAACTATTCTTTTGTACTTATTAACAGCAGGACAACTGGAGACGCAAACGGTACTACTGAAATTCGATCATTCCATTTAAATCCTGAAACAGGAGAAAACTTTACAATTGCAGATGTATTCGGACGTGATCCTAAACATCTTAAGATTGTTTCTACTTTAGTGCGTGAAACTTTGTACAATGATCCTCTACTAGTAGATTACCTTTTTCCAAAAGTAGTAGATATTAAAACTGAACCTCTTTGGGGAAATTTCCGTAATTTCGCAATCACGGACGAATCACTTATTATCTACTTCGAAGAAAATGAACTGACAGCAGGAACAATGGGTCCTCCGATTGTTGCAATCCCATTAAGTGATGTAAAAAATTTACTTTCCGATGAATTCCAATTACTAGTTGATGATACTGATAAAAATGCGAATATCATAGATCCATCAAAGGAGGAAAATGCAGCTACCCCTCCTAAAGAAACAGAGTCCTCTACCGATCAAGACGAAAACAATAGTACCTCTACTGAAGACGGGAAGGAAGAAGTCGATAATAGTACTAAACAAATCGCCCTTACATTTGATGATGGACCCGACCCTAAAGTAACTATGCAAATTCTTGAGACTTTGAAGAAATACGATGCAAAAGCAACATTTTTCATGCTTGGTAGTCGGGTTGAATACTATCCGGAAATCGCAAAAAAAGTCCAGGAAGCAGGACACGAGCTCGGGAATCACACATGGAATCACCCCGATCTGACTAAGGCAGGAGTAGAAAAGGTTCAAGCTGAAATAAACAAGACATCTTCCATTATTAAAAATGTCACTGGTGAGGAAGCAACTGTGTTCAGACCTCCTTATGGTGCAGTTAACAAGACTGTTCGCAGTCAGACAAACTTACCTGTCGTTCTATGGGACATCGATACACTTGACTGGAAACACAGGGATCCTAACCAGCTTCTTACACATGTAAAAGGCTCAGCAAAAGACGGAAGTATTATTCTTATGCACGATATTCACCAATCAACAGCAGAAGGTCTTGATTCAGTTCTAGCTTATTTACAAAGTGAAGGTTATACGTTTGTCACAGTTTCAGAGTTACAATAA